In the Quercus lobata isolate SW786 chromosome 5, ValleyOak3.0 Primary Assembly, whole genome shotgun sequence genome, one interval contains:
- the LOC115988969 gene encoding uncharacterized protein LOC115988969, whose product MLQLKLKHIEEGIAFSGRRAKTARSLGKKVQITVKQEISRILENLTWACLQQNNYSSADEHYNDLNANYLNGNIPHEWGSMQLEYLKVTPEFKSKQISDLFGEGSKFLSLRGVTYMSKLLLRSCNINL is encoded by the exons ATGCTTCAGCTCAAGCTGAAGCATATTGAAGAAGGTATAGCTTTCAGTGGAAGGAGGGCAAAGACAGCTAGATCTCTAGGGAAGAAGGTTCAAATAACTGTCAAACAGGAAATTTCAAG AATACTTGAGAACTTGACCTGGGCTTGCTTGCAGCAAAACAATTATAGTTCTGCCGATGAACATTACAA TGATCTCAATGCTAACTACCTTAATGGTAACATACCACATGAATGGGGTTCTATGCAGTTGGAATATCTCAAAGTGACTCctgagttcaagtccaa ACAAATTAGTGATTTATTTGGAGAAGGTTCAAAATTTCTGTCCTTGCGTGGTGTGACATACATGAGCAAATT GTTGTTGAGGAGCTGTAATATCAATTTATAG